Genomic window (Corynebacterium simulans):
GTCATCACCTTTCATGACCTTAAGGAGGGCCTTTCATGGCCAACTTCAAAGACATCATGGCGATGTGTTTGGACGGGGGAAGCTATGCTGCCATCTCTGCGGCGTTGGGATGTTCCAACCGGGATATTGCCAAAACCAAGACACTGATTGCGGACCTGAGCATCACCAAGGAGTCGTTTGCTCAGCTGGATCCATCATTCTTCGACGAGCACTTCAGCGACCATCGCGGGGCCCGTCGCAAGCGCTACGACCAGCCAGACTTCGAAAAGCTCGCCAAGCGACTAGCCAATAACAAGCACTTGACCCGCCACAAGCTCTGGCTGGACTACGTTGCTGCACCTGTCGGTGAAGGCGAGTCGAAGTATCAGTACTCCCAGTTTTGCGAACGCCTGCGCACCCACATCCGCACCACTGGAATGACCTCGATTATCGAACACGAGCCAGGCCAGGAACTCTATGTCGACTGGGCCGGCGACAAGGTTTCCATCATTGACAAGGCCATCGGTGAAGTCGGCATGAAAGCCAGCTTATTCGTGGCCATCTGCCCCTATTCTTCACTGTTGTTTGTGACAGCAACAGCTAACGAGAAGATGGACAACTGGATTTCCTGCCATGTGAAAGCCTTAGACTACCTCGGTAAATGCCCTGGCATCATCGTTCCTGACAACGCACCGACCGCGACTTATCGGCCGGTGAAGAACAAGCCCGGCCGGCGCATTCAACAACGCTACGCGGACTTCGCCGACTACTACGACATCCTGCTCGTACCGGCCCGACCTGGAAAACCTCGGGATAAGGCCGCTGTGGAACGCGCCGTCCAACTCGTCTACTCGCGCATCCTCGGCTACTTCGATGGGATCACCTTCTACAGTCTTGATGAACTCAATGAGGCTATCGCCCAGCGCGTCGACGACATCAACATGAATATGCCTAGGCCCGATGGGATAACCCGTAAAGAGTTGTTTGATGCTGATGAAGCGCCCATGATGCGTGACTTACCAGATACCCCGTTTACGGAAGTGTCCTGGCGAAACGTCAAAGTCGACCGTAACTGGCACATCTGCTGCGACTACCAGTACTACTCAGTGCCGTTCCAATACATCGGCAAAACCCTGCGGGCACGGCTGACCAACAGCCTGGTGAGCATCTTCGACGGCGACGACCTAGTCGCAGAGCACTCACGTATGCACGGGTTCAAGTACCGCTATTGCACTGACCCAGCCCATACCCCGGATAAGGACATTGCCGGGGTCAAACCTCTTACCCGTGACGAGCTGCTTGCTCGAGCATCATCATTTGGGCCGGCAACGGCCAAGGTCGTCTCCTCAATTTTGGAACGCAACGCCAAAGCCGTACCCCGCGGGCTACACACTGCCCGCAACGTGCTCGTCAAGCTGGGCAACAAGCACAACAAGACCACGCTTGAGCCTGCCTGCCAGCAAGTCATTGACCATAGCCTGGCACCCAACATGCAGGTCATCGCGCGGATTCAGGCCGACATCGCCCGCAACGGTCACACCCTCAACCAAACGCCAGCCGTCCAGGCCGATCACGCCCAGTCGCGCATTGTGGATATCACCGCAATCCCTGATGCAGTATTCCTGCGCCCAGCCAGCCACTACGACATCCCGAAGAAGGAGGCCTAGACCATCATGACCACCATCAACCTTGACGATGACATCCGAGCTACACTGCGTAAACTGCGTCTTTCCACCTTCGCTGATATCTTTTTCGACCTAGTCGCCGCCGATGACGCCAACACCGCTCTACCGGAGGAAATCTTCCTCAAAGCCGTGGAAGAAACCGCGGCCAAGCGCCGGCAAACCAACATCGCAAAAGCCATCACCCAGGCGAAATTCCGCTATCCGGGAGCAACACTCGCCGAGCTGATCAACCCAGATGAACGAGGGTTGAATCTACGCCAGCTCAAACGACTAGCCGCAACACCCTGGCGCGACGAACCTTCCAATGTGCACGTCCTAGCGCCCACCGGTGCGGGTAAAACCTACATCGCCTGCGCTATCGGTATTGCTGCTTGCCAGGCTGAATACAGTGTCGCGTACTACCGGCTGGATCAGCTCGTCGATGAATTAGGGGCCTTCCTGCCAGCAGATGAACGCTATGTAGCTAAAATGCGCAAGCTACAAAACATTGATGTACTCATCCTCGATGATTTCCTGACCATAGGAATCAACCAGCGCGGACAAGAAGACCTAACCAAGATCATATTCGACCGCGACGGCAGACTGCCGACCATCATCGTCTCCCAGACAACCGCCGCCTACTGGGTGAAGAAACTACCCGACCCCATCGGCGCGGACTCACTGGTCAGCAGACTCAATGCCGGACAGCGCATCGAACTCGGCGACTACGACATGCGCCAACACCTGGCAAGCGCCACATATGGCGCCAACGAGTAGTCGATCGGATTAGAAGCCCGGCCGCTGGCCCCAACAGGGCCAGCGGCCCGGCCCTACCACCTAGTCGGAATCCAGCCCTACCACCGTTCCGCAACACCCCTACCAACAAGCCGCTCTCAGCACTTAGTAGCTTCCATGTAGCAGACGGATAAACCCCGCTTCCTTTGAAACAAGAGGGAAGCGGGGTTTAGCGTTATTAGAGACAGTGAAGATTGATCTAGATAGATAGTTTTCGTGAAACGCCTGTAGTTGGATTGAATGTGCTTCAGCGTTGCCTTAAAGGTCTAGCTACCTAGTGAGGATTAATGGCGGAACTGGCGCTCGAGCTCGGCCATGCGGGACTCGAACTCTTTGTCCCTTTCTTCCTCGCTCAATTTGGCCATATAGGCCTCCGGAGCGAGCCCGGTGGACAGGTAAATGATGCGGCCGGCCACGCTGACGCAGTGATCGGCGAAACGCTCGTAGTAGCGGGTCATTTGGGCAGTTTCCACGGCCTCGCGCACGCTTGCTTCCCACTCTCGATTCGTCAAGATGGACAAAAGGTAGTGGTTGATGTCATCTACCGCATCATCTTCAGAGGCCATCCGCAGGGCGGTATCGGGGTCCGGAGTCACTAAGATTTCGCGCAACATCCTAATCATGTCGTCGTTTAAGCGTGCGAGCTCCTCAAAATAGCCGATGTACTCTGCGGGCACCACGTTTTCTGGGTGGCGGCGGCGGGCAGCCGATGCCACGTGCTGGGCCAGACGACCCATGCGGTGGAGGTCTTCCACGATGTAGATGGAGGAGACGACCTGGCGGAGATCCTTGGCCATGGGATTTTCGAGCGCGAGCAGCAAGACAGCGCGCTCCTCGCAGCGGTTGCGGACTTCGTCCAGTTCCTCGCGCAAAGACATGGCCTCTTCAGCGGCGTGGAGTTCGGAGTCAATCAGCGCTTCAGAGGCGAGCTTTAAGGTTTTATGGACGATGTCGCACATGATAATGAGGTCGTGCGAGAAGCTATCTAGATGTTCGCGATATGCGGTGCGCATGTCGGAAATGATAGACCACTTTTTGGTCTAATGCTCGTTATGGCTTTATCTATCCGCCCGAATGCATAATTTCCGCACCTTCCGGAACAGTTGCGTCCTCTGGATCGTCCAGCCAACCCTCGGGTAGAACCACCTTGGCGGGTGAGCCTTGACGTCCACGTGCGCCATCCGCGTCGTCGGCAAGCGCCTGCGAATCGGCCCACGGTGCCAGCAATTCGCGCAGGTTATCTACCGAATCCACCCGCGAAAGGCCCGAGCGTACCTCGCCTCCCACGGGGAATCC
Coding sequences:
- the phoU gene encoding phosphate signaling complex protein PhoU — its product is MRTAYREHLDSFSHDLIIMCDIVHKTLKLASEALIDSELHAAEEAMSLREELDEVRNRCEERAVLLLALENPMAKDLRQVVSSIYIVEDLHRMGRLAQHVASAARRRHPENVVPAEYIGYFEELARLNDDMIRMLREILVTPDPDTALRMASEDDAVDDINHYLLSILTNREWEASVREAVETAQMTRYYERFADHCVSVAGRIIYLSTGLAPEAYMAKLSEEERDKEFESRMAELERQFRH
- a CDS encoding ATP-binding protein, with protein sequence MTTINLDDDIRATLRKLRLSTFADIFFDLVAADDANTALPEEIFLKAVEETAAKRRQTNIAKAITQAKFRYPGATLAELINPDERGLNLRQLKRLAATPWRDEPSNVHVLAPTGAGKTYIACAIGIAACQAEYSVAYYRLDQLVDELGAFLPADERYVAKMRKLQNIDVLILDDFLTIGINQRGQEDLTKIIFDRDGRLPTIIVSQTTAAYWVKKLPDPIGADSLVSRLNAGQRIELGDYDMRQHLASATYGANE
- the istA gene encoding IS21 family transposase, whose amino-acid sequence is MANFKDIMAMCLDGGSYAAISAALGCSNRDIAKTKTLIADLSITKESFAQLDPSFFDEHFSDHRGARRKRYDQPDFEKLAKRLANNKHLTRHKLWLDYVAAPVGEGESKYQYSQFCERLRTHIRTTGMTSIIEHEPGQELYVDWAGDKVSIIDKAIGEVGMKASLFVAICPYSSLLFVTATANEKMDNWISCHVKALDYLGKCPGIIVPDNAPTATYRPVKNKPGRRIQQRYADFADYYDILLVPARPGKPRDKAAVERAVQLVYSRILGYFDGITFYSLDELNEAIAQRVDDINMNMPRPDGITRKELFDADEAPMMRDLPDTPFTEVSWRNVKVDRNWHICCDYQYYSVPFQYIGKTLRARLTNSLVSIFDGDDLVAEHSRMHGFKYRYCTDPAHTPDKDIAGVKPLTRDELLARASSFGPATAKVVSSILERNAKAVPRGLHTARNVLVKLGNKHNKTTLEPACQQVIDHSLAPNMQVIARIQADIARNGHTLNQTPAVQADHAQSRIVDITAIPDAVFLRPASHYDIPKKEA